One Spinacia oleracea cultivar Varoflay chromosome 4, BTI_SOV_V1, whole genome shotgun sequence DNA segment encodes these proteins:
- the LOC130460101 gene encoding uncharacterized protein, whose amino-acid sequence MESCYSIMPLVVAETLLSADELKKDAKSEYFKGSPLLLQIWLMERLRLLETPADPKHYRPIALGNRKYLHRGQDEAEWASFFSHGICSIKWVVPWWGLTTMTGGSDVSVYVYLLGLSRPTYIFPYRVMRQYGLRQTIPFSDTVPPKVAAFSQARVLAWAKYYDGLPRWAVATNGFVGLSENYKLWMSSDDKAVRTEARNGEPAELLIPRIRVKYEGADSAKPRTHGIKTVKARPDRKRKEVPPRSSFRPKKMPNMKGPAVVKRNASFRGDRRRNNVWVRKAHPPVETATSLVDDNNPSPTIVCALEAERAITENVSEALASLEVSVPEPVLMEIDIGAAQKTVGVDPANIALYKTLFDDPIELE is encoded by the exons atggaaagttgctattctattatgccgttggtggttgccgagactttgctgagtgcggatgagttgaagaaggacgccaaatctgaatattttaagggaagccccctattactgcag atttggctcatggaacggcttaggctcttggaaactcctgccgatcctaaacattatcgccctatagccttgggtaaccgaaaatatttgcaccgaggccaggacgaggccgagtgggcctccttttttagtCACggtatttgttctattaagtgggtggtaccatggtggggtttgactactatgacggggggttctgatgtgtcgGTTTATGTTtatttgttggggctatctcggcccacttatattttcccttaccgagtcatgcgtcaatacggtttaaggcagactatccccttttctgatactgtaccacctaaagtagcggccttttcacaagcacgggttctagcgtgggctaagtattatgatggtctcccgcgttgggccgtagctacaaatggctttgtgggtctttctgaaaactacaagttgtggatgagctccgatgataaagctgtgaggaccgaggctcgaaatggggagccggctgagcttttgatacctcgtattcgtgttaagtatgagggtgctgattctgccaaacctcgtacccatggtattaagactgtgaaagctcgtcctgatcgaaagcgaaaggaagttcctccccgttccagtttcaggcctaaaaagatgcctaacatgaaggggcctgctgttgttaagaGAAATGCAAGCtttcgcggagatcgtcgccggaacaatgtatgggttaggaaggctcatccgcctgtagaaacagcgactagtctagttgatgataataatccttctcccaccattgtctgtgcccttgaggctgagcgggctataactgagaatgtttctgaagccttggcatctttggaagttagtgtcccggagccggttcttatggagattgatattggggcagcgcagaagactgtgggggtggatcctgcgaacattgccctctacaagactttatttgatgatccgatagaactagagtag